Proteins encoded together in one Campylobacter concisus window:
- a CDS encoding glycosyltransferase family 4 protein: MIKVGFIGSVSKEWMGGLNYFKNLLFAINSVEKKELEVFVFVGKKIDIETKRMFQEYATVIEDSVFDRKSIKWFLSKIEQKIFKTNILLENILKKHNIQILSHAAITNLKNVKTINWIPDFQHIHLPQMFSEKEIQNRNNNFLKLIRDSDLIVLSSFDALKDMKKFAPNYEDKARVLQFVSQPNSRYFELDEHDKSLLLQKYEIKDDFFYIPNQFWKHKNHMMIFEAIGELKKDSIEINIVCTGYLGDYRNKTYIDDTRGFIKSNNLEDNIKLLGLVDYEDVFALIKFSKAVINPSLFEGWSSTVEECKSVGKNMILSDLDVHKEQYPNAVFFERDSIESLKEVLKFYKIENESNVEPLEARTKKFANIYSSICREALTY; the protein is encoded by the coding sequence ATGATTAAAGTTGGATTTATAGGTAGTGTGTCAAAAGAATGGATGGGCGGATTAAACTATTTTAAAAACTTGCTTTTTGCTATAAATTCTGTAGAAAAAAAAGAGCTTGAAGTATTTGTTTTTGTTGGTAAAAAAATAGATATAGAAACAAAAAGAATGTTTCAAGAATATGCAACTGTAATAGAAGATAGCGTATTTGACAGAAAAAGTATAAAATGGTTTCTTAGTAAAATAGAACAAAAAATATTTAAAACAAATATTTTGCTCGAAAATATCCTTAAAAAACATAATATACAAATACTTTCTCATGCAGCTATAACAAATTTAAAAAATGTAAAAACTATAAATTGGATACCTGATTTTCAACATATTCATTTACCTCAAATGTTTTCTGAAAAAGAGATACAAAATAGGAATAATAATTTTTTAAAGTTAATAAGAGATAGTGATCTAATTGTTCTTAGTAGTTTTGATGCATTAAAAGATATGAAAAAATTTGCACCTAATTATGAAGACAAGGCAAGAGTTTTGCAATTTGTTTCGCAACCAAATAGTAGATATTTTGAACTAGACGAACATGATAAAAGTTTGTTATTGCAAAAGTATGAAATAAAAGATGATTTTTTTTATATACCAAATCAATTTTGGAAGCATAAAAATCACATGATGATATTTGAGGCCATTGGTGAATTAAAAAAAGATAGCATTGAGATTAATATTGTTTGTACTGGGTATCTAGGTGATTATAGAAATAAAACATATATTGATGATACAAGGGGATTTATAAAATCAAATAATCTTGAAGATAATATAAAACTTTTGGGTCTTGTGGATTATGAAGATGTTTTTGCATTAATTAAATTCTCAAAAGCGGTGATAAATCCATCTTTGTTTGAGGGTTGGAGCTCTACAGTTGAAGAGTGTAAAAGTGTAGGAAAAAATATGATCTTGTCTGATTTGGATGTGCATAAAGAACAATATCCAAACGCAGTTTTTTTTGAAAGGGATAGTATTGAGTCTTTAAAAGAAGTACTAAAATTTTATAAGATAGAAAATGAGAGTAATGTAGAGCCATTAGAAGCAAGGACAAAAAAATTTGCAAATATTTACTCTTCAATTTGTAGAGAAGCTTTAACTTACTAG
- a CDS encoding glycosyltransferase family 2 protein, with translation MKDYDVSIIVPIYNVEKYIEKCATTLLEQDYNNIEYIFVNDCTPDSSMKILKDIIERYPNRKSHVKIINKIKNEGLPQARKSGLKISSGKYILHVDSDDWVDKDMVSSLISEARKSDADIVCFDYIKEFNKKSIAKSFFYTKNHPKSNLDFVKAILSHEISVSMCDKLVKRELYENVEFPHFSHCEDSFVNLQLFYWAKKITHVAKPFYHYRTNPNSLSSSFSNNKKALGDFADFSIAVKKFLIQKDLFDEYFKFHIPTILKFTLDYSESDFKKQINAICPEANNIKYVFQINRNIIYKILYSTVFIGFPQIFVFAKKVFIRLRNF, from the coding sequence ATGAAAGACTACGATGTTTCTATAATAGTTCCTATTTACAATGTGGAGAAATATATAGAAAAGTGTGCAACTACGCTTTTAGAGCAAGACTATAACAATATAGAGTATATTTTTGTAAATGATTGCACTCCAGATAGTTCTATGAAAATTTTGAAGGACATTATTGAAAGATACCCAAATAGAAAAAGCCATGTAAAAATTATTAATAAAATAAAAAATGAAGGCTTACCGCAAGCTAGAAAAAGTGGGTTGAAAATATCAAGTGGAAAATACATTTTACATGTAGATAGTGACGACTGGGTCGATAAAGATATGGTAAGTTCTTTGATTAGTGAAGCTAGAAAAAGTGATGCAGACATAGTTTGTTTTGACTATATTAAAGAATTTAATAAAAAAAGTATCGCAAAAAGTTTTTTTTATACAAAAAATCATCCAAAGTCTAATTTGGACTTTGTGAAAGCTATTTTATCTCATGAAATTTCTGTTTCCATGTGCGATAAATTGGTTAAAAGAGAGCTTTATGAAAATGTTGAATTTCCACATTTTTCACACTGCGAAGATAGTTTTGTAAATTTACAGCTTTTTTATTGGGCAAAAAAAATTACTCACGTTGCAAAACCATTTTATCACTACAGGACAAATCCTAATTCACTTTCTAGTAGTTTTTCAAATAATAAAAAAGCCCTTGGTGATTTTGCTGATTTTAGCATAGCTGTAAAGAAATTTTTGATACAAAAAGATCTTTTTGATGAATATTTTAAATTTCACATTCCTACTATTTTAAAATTTACTTTGGATTATTCTGAAAGCGATTTTAAAAAACAAATAAATGCTATATGCCCAGAAGCAAATAATATAAAATATGTTTTTCAAATCAATAGAAATATAATCTATAAAATTTTATATAGTACTGTTTTTATAGGGTTTCCGCAAATTTTTGTTTTTGCAAAAAAAGTATTTATTAGGCTTAGAAATTTTTAG
- a CDS encoding NAD-dependent epimerase/dehydratase family protein, producing the protein MKKILITGAKGFLGSNVAHHFKTLGYQTYGIGHGGLSIEESKEIGLDYWKKDDVSIKAILEFEQVFDVIVHCGGSGSVGFSVKCPYEDFKKTVNGTLEVLEYIRVYNNNSHLIYPSSPAVHGECEDKPIVEEYFGRPVSPYGYHKKIAEDLCQSYSEKFGLNISIIRLFSVYGNGLKKQLLWDACQKILDSSDEAVFWGTGKETRDFIHISDVLRLVDMLLKKDEKFYIINGGTGVKHTIKDVVEMIRNLVNPNINIKFNNQANVGNPIYYWADTHKLEKNGFKADKNLKQEIINYVEWIKGLDD; encoded by the coding sequence TTGAAAAAAATATTAATTACTGGAGCCAAGGGTTTTTTGGGTTCGAACGTAGCACATCATTTTAAAACTCTAGGATATCAGACATATGGTATAGGACATGGTGGACTGTCTATAGAAGAGTCGAAAGAGATTGGGCTTGACTACTGGAAAAAGGATGATGTGTCGATAAAGGCAATTTTAGAATTTGAACAAGTTTTTGATGTTATAGTGCATTGTGGCGGTAGTGGCTCTGTTGGTTTTTCTGTTAAATGCCCATACGAAGATTTTAAAAAAACAGTAAATGGTACACTTGAAGTTTTAGAATATATAAGGGTGTATAACAATAATTCCCATCTTATCTACCCATCAAGTCCAGCAGTACATGGCGAATGTGAGGATAAGCCGATCGTAGAAGAGTATTTCGGAAGACCAGTTTCTCCTTATGGGTATCATAAAAAAATAGCCGAGGATCTATGTCAGAGCTATAGTGAAAAATTTGGTTTAAATATTTCTATAATAAGACTCTTTTCAGTATACGGAAATGGTCTTAAGAAGCAGTTGCTTTGGGATGCTTGCCAAAAAATATTAGATAGTAGTGATGAGGCCGTCTTTTGGGGTACGGGGAAGGAGACAAGGGATTTTATACACATAAGTGATGTTTTGCGTTTAGTTGATATGTTGTTAAAAAAAGATGAGAAATTTTATATCATAAACGGCGGAACTGGTGTAAAGCATACCATAAAAGATGTAGTAGAAATGATAAGAAATCTAGTAAATCCAAATATTAATATAAAATTTAATAATCAAGCAAATGTAGGAAATCCAATATACTACTGGGCGGATACACACAAGCTAGAAAAAAATGGTTTTAAGGCGGATAAAAATTTAAAACAAGAGATAATAAACTATGTAGAGTGGATAAAGGGACTGGATGATTAA
- a CDS encoding glycosyltransferase family 4 protein, whose amino-acid sequence MKIFIIGNVSSMMINFREEFIKLLVSKGHDVYCLVSDYNEESRKKIISLGATPLDHTLNAKGLNPFKDLIATYDLVKLFRQHRPDAVFSFFVKPVIFATIAAKIARVPRIVGMIEGLGGAFTAHKNGQTKKAKIIKTIQVLLYKISLPSLDELIFLNNDDKKDLIDRYNIKVKSINILGGIGVDLDKFSYTKAPTDPISFIFIARLLAEKGIFEYLEAAKIVKEKYKDVKFYIFGGFDEHNPFGLTQEELKTYLDSGVVIYPGFVNDIKERIVNSSIFILPSYYREGVPRSTQEAMAIGRAVITTNSVGCRETVEDGVNGFLVPPFDSKILAQKMIYFIQNPEMIVQMGIESRKIAEVKFNINEKNERLAKIIIGK is encoded by the coding sequence ATGAAAATTTTTATAATCGGTAATGTCTCGTCTATGATGATAAATTTCAGAGAAGAGTTTATAAAACTACTTGTATCAAAAGGGCATGATGTCTACTGTTTAGTTAGTGACTACAATGAAGAAAGTAGAAAAAAAATAATCTCATTGGGTGCAACACCGCTTGACCACACTTTAAATGCAAAAGGGCTAAACCCATTTAAAGATCTCATTGCTACATATGATTTGGTTAAGCTATTTAGGCAGCATAGGCCAGATGCGGTTTTTTCTTTTTTTGTTAAGCCAGTTATTTTTGCAACTATAGCCGCAAAAATAGCAAGAGTGCCACGAATAGTAGGCATGATAGAAGGGCTTGGCGGAGCTTTTACAGCTCATAAAAATGGGCAAACAAAAAAGGCAAAAATTATAAAAACTATACAAGTTCTTTTATATAAAATTTCACTACCATCTCTTGATGAGCTTATATTTTTAAATAATGACGATAAAAAGGATTTGATTGATAGATACAATATAAAAGTAAAGTCCATAAATATATTAGGTGGTATAGGTGTTGATCTTGATAAATTCTCATATACTAAAGCACCTACTGATCCTATAAGTTTTATTTTTATAGCAAGACTTCTTGCAGAAAAGGGAATATTTGAGTATTTAGAGGCAGCTAAAATCGTAAAAGAAAAATATAAAGATGTAAAGTTTTATATATTTGGTGGTTTTGATGAGCACAATCCATTTGGATTAACGCAAGAAGAGCTAAAAACTTATCTTGATAGTGGCGTAGTTATATATCCTGGCTTCGTAAATGATATAAAAGAACGGATAGTGAATAGTTCCATTTTTATCTTGCCTTCGTATTACAGAGAAGGTGTGCCAAGAAGTACGCAGGAAGCCATGGCAATAGGAAGGGCAGTAATAACCACAAATAGCGTAGGATGTAGAGAAACTGTTGAAGATGGAGTAAATGGATTCTTGGTGCCACCATTTGATAGTAAAATTTTGGCACAAAAGATGATTTATTTTATACAAAATCCAGAAATGATAGTCCAAATGGGTATAGAAAGCAGAAAAATAGCTGAAGTAAAATTTAATATAAATGAAAAGAATGAAAGACTTGCAAAGATTATTATTGGGAAATAG
- a CDS encoding glycosyltransferase → MNKDIYYKNYEERPTRLSVITATYNVEKFLPRLIKSLQEQVDKDFEWIISDGASSDKTLEILKNTHGINIKVISGEDFGIYDALNRGIKACNGEFYLVIGADDELYPNAIQDYKKAMGDGVDIVTACIDTNNGKIEPNSGPRWLKAQAHYISGHAVGSIYRTSLHQKLGYYSRKFPIAADQLFVLTAANYGAKIKVVKSVVGKFSNDGVSSIDILGTLCEFYRVQVAMGENKFLQTVLFILRLIKNFRKL, encoded by the coding sequence ATGAATAAAGATATCTACTATAAAAATTATGAAGAAAGACCCACAAGACTTAGTGTAATTACCGCAACTTATAATGTAGAAAAATTCTTACCTAGATTAATAAAAAGTCTGCAAGAGCAAGTCGATAAAGATTTTGAGTGGATCATTTCTGATGGAGCGTCTAGCGATAAGACTTTAGAAATTTTAAAAAATACGCATGGGATAAATATAAAAGTAATTTCGGGCGAAGACTTTGGGATTTATGATGCTTTAAATAGAGGCATAAAAGCTTGTAATGGAGAATTCTATCTTGTTATCGGTGCTGATGATGAGCTTTATCCAAATGCTATTCAAGATTATAAGAAAGCCATGGGGGATGGTGTAGACATAGTAACAGCTTGTATTGATACTAATAATGGCAAAATCGAGCCAAATAGTGGGCCAAGATGGCTAAAGGCACAAGCTCATTATATCTCTGGGCATGCTGTAGGCTCAATATACCGCACAAGTCTTCATCAAAAACTTGGTTACTATTCAAGAAAATTTCCAATAGCAGCAGATCAGCTATTTGTACTAACTGCTGCAAATTATGGAGCAAAGATAAAAGTTGTAAAAAGTGTTGTCGGTAAATTTTCAAATGATGGAGTTAGTAGTATTGATATATTAGGAACTCTTTGTGAATTTTACAGAGTTCAGGTGGCGATGGGCGAAAATAAATTTTTACAAACCGTCCTATTTATTTTAAGACTTATTAAAAATTTTAGAAAATTATAA